A section of the Gloeobacter violaceus PCC 7421 genome encodes:
- a CDS encoding winged helix-turn-helix transcriptional regulator — protein MTQPRRSFCPISCTLDLIGDRWTLLVIRDMMFLGKQRFEEFLESPEGISTNILANRLRLLDDLGLAEKQPYSNHSRRMNYQLTDKGKSLRPVLKAIIAWGLRHIAETQVPQSNLPDADDSAYHFKR, from the coding sequence ATGACCCAACCAAGACGCTCTTTCTGCCCTATCTCCTGTACCTTGGATTTGATCGGCGATCGCTGGACGCTCCTTGTTATCCGAGACATGATGTTCCTTGGAAAGCAACGGTTCGAGGAGTTTTTGGAATCTCCTGAAGGAATCTCGACGAATATTTTGGCAAACCGCCTCAGACTGCTTGATGACTTAGGCCTAGCAGAAAAGCAGCCTTACAGTAATCATTCTCGTCGAATGAACTATCAACTGACCGACAAGGGAAAAAGCTTGCGTCCTGTGTTGAAAGCGATCATTGCTTGGGGCTTGAGGCATATTGCCGAAACACAGGTTCCTCAGAGTAATCTGCCGGATGCCGACGACTCCGCCTATCACTTCAAGAGGTAA
- a CDS encoding sigma-70 family RNA polymerase sigma factor: MQSQRLVRQWQRLAVEPGGAQSLKAKTLLAGILKLCEPLVRQFFLQMLAEDSLVELDDLLNVTLSRVENKLITYDSSKSAFESWVKYQCVRPIFKQHLEEIGYRTIKLEPYIAALQSRLAGTFPSPPTNLIGRLVQGLEDSQVRPELAKMRQMLGVGRKVILRRDPRLVPALSLNCPIRPGEGNEEYFDIAAAPRLAGMEEACRQALHESLVHLTAGERLVVLGLFFANRSRKELAEEAGISTARVSQLLQQAYKRLREVLGPTFFRDCVPDS; encoded by the coding sequence TTGCAAAGTCAGCGCCTTGTGCGCCAGTGGCAACGGCTGGCCGTCGAACCCGGCGGCGCCCAAAGCCTCAAAGCCAAGACACTGCTTGCCGGTATCCTCAAACTGTGCGAGCCGCTCGTTCGCCAGTTTTTTCTGCAGATGCTCGCCGAGGACAGCCTGGTCGAGCTGGACGATCTGCTCAACGTCACCCTCTCGCGCGTAGAAAACAAATTGATCACCTACGACAGCTCCAAAAGTGCGTTTGAAAGTTGGGTCAAGTACCAGTGTGTACGGCCCATCTTCAAACAGCACCTGGAGGAAATCGGTTATCGCACCATCAAGCTCGAACCTTACATCGCGGCGCTGCAGTCGCGGCTGGCCGGGACTTTTCCATCTCCGCCCACCAACCTCATCGGTCGGCTGGTGCAGGGGCTCGAAGACTCCCAGGTGCGCCCCGAACTGGCCAAGATGCGCCAGATGCTCGGAGTGGGCCGCAAGGTGATTTTGCGGCGCGATCCGAGGCTGGTGCCGGCCCTGTCGCTGAACTGCCCCATCCGGCCGGGCGAAGGGAACGAGGAGTACTTCGACATCGCCGCCGCGCCCCGGCTGGCGGGTATGGAGGAGGCCTGCCGTCAGGCGCTGCACGAGAGCCTCGTGCACCTGACTGCGGGCGAGCGCCTGGTGGTTTTGGGTTTGTTTTTTGCCAACCGTTCGCGCAAAGAACTGGCCGAAGAGGCCGGCATCAGCACCGCCCGCGTCTCCCAGTTGTTGCAGCAGGCCTACAAGCGCCTGCGCGAAGTTCTCGGTCCCACGTTCTTCCGCGACTGCGTGCCCGACTCTTAA